ACCCCGGATATTGGCATCCGGGGTTCAGGATTATTCAGGGGGGACTTTATTTCAGCAGCACCGCCTTGCGGAAGAAGCTTTCCGTGCCGGCGGTCATGTGAATATGATACACTCCGGTGCCGCAGTCGCGGCCCTGGTCGTCGCGGCCGTCCCACTCAGTTTGGTGGTGGCCTGCGGCTTTATCGCCGATGGGGATGCGGCGCACCAGTTGCCCGCGGCTGTTGTAGATCTCGAAGTTAACTGTGGCGCTTTCCTTCAGGCTGAAGGGAATGTAAGCTCTGGGATTGAAGGGGTTGGGATATACGGCACGCAGTTCGGTCACCAGCGGGATGTTGGGAATATCGGAACCGCCGCTTGTCCAGGCCACGGAGATGGGTCCATGGAAATCCACCGTGCCGTCGAGGTCCAGGTTTTGCAGCCAGTACCAGTAGGTTCCGTCCTCATATAGTTCGTTGTCAGTGTACATATAAGTCTGCTGCTGGGCCGTGTTGGTGGCGGGAATCAGCTCACTGAGGGTCAACGCGGTGGCCAAGTCATCCGTAGTGTTGCGCAACACGTAGAAGCCGGAAACCCCGGTCTCGGATTGGGTTATCCACATCAGGTTCACGAAGTTCGTGGCTGAAATGCTGGCTGTGAAAGAGGACAGTTCTACAGGTACAGGTCCCTCTATGTTGTAGAAAGCCCAGATCCTGTTATTGGTGGTGGAGCCCAGGGCATTCACGTTGGTCAAAGTCACATAGCCATTGGTCACAGTGGCGTCAGACTCATAGAGGGTCCAGGTGACGCCGCCGTCCTCGCTGTAATACACATCAACCGTGGGAACCGCGGAAGTCCACTCGGTTGGATTGTAGAAGGTAAGGTCCACACCGCCGGACTGGGTGCCATAGGTTACCCAGGTGGTGTTGAAAGTGTATCCGTTGCCTGTGCCATCCACATCGTACTGGGTGACTTTATCGATCTCCACGGCAAAATCGTCCACGTAATCCGTTCCCTGCCCGGATATATTGAACCATTCGGCATTGTAAACCAGGGCATAGCCATTGAAATACAGCCTGCCTGACTGGAATAGTACCTCGTCTTCCATTGTATTGTTGTCAAAATAGCCAGAGATGTATATATTCTGGGTCAGGGTCAGAGTGTATTGCGTGCCGGAATTCATGTAAACCAGCATGAAGTCTATAACACCATCAGCCGGAACTTCAAATCCGGTGGAGTAATTGCTGTTGCCAGAGGCGTAAAGCAGCTGGATAAAGCAGCCATCGGCGTAGGTGGGAATCTCGTCGAAACTGCCTGCAGGATTATCCTGCTCCACATTGCCGACCTGCACCACGGCGGAGGTTCCGTTGCTGCCCAGGGTAAGCTGGGAAGCGTTGGACACCTGGCCTGTGAAGAGGTTTATCCTGCGAACCGGGATTTGGTTGCTGCCGGCCAGAGTAACACCATAGATGTTTTCAATTTCCAGATTGGTGATCAAGCCGGTTACCGAACCGTTGTTGGTAAAAGTCTGGGCAGCATCGCCGTTGAAATACAGGTCACAATTAGCAGCAGAGCAGTTTATGGTGCCGGTGCTGTTGTTAGTAAAGTCGCCTCCTACAAAGAGTAGGGTGGAATAACCTTCGCTACTGCTGGAGCCGGCGTTCCAGGTGATGGTTCCGCTGTTTGTTACATCGGTGACCACCCCCAGCACAGCTTCGGAATCAATGATCAGCGCGCCTCCGGCTTGCACGGTCAGGGAATTGGCGCCGGCCTGCGATTCGTAATCGTAGAGGCCGTCATAGGGTGGATCGTAGGTCACGCGGTCGCTGTCCACAATAATTGTGTGGCCATTCTGGATCACCACATCATCTGCAGAAGTAGGCACTATACCGGTACTCCAGGTGTTCGGATCGCTCCAGTATCCGCTCTGCACGGAATAGCATTGCATGGCGGGGCCGTTGATCGTTACATTGTCTACCATCAGACGAAATTGGTCAGCAGCAGAATAGCAGTTGAAGGCAAAATAATAGAAGCCGGTAGTAGTGGGCACAAAATTGCTGGAAGTCCGGGCGGTCCAGGTTGTATTGGTCAGGTTGTTGTTATTCCATAAGGTAGTGGTTTGGGACGCCTTTGTCTGAGCTGTGCCCACTGTAACTTTCAATCTTTCCGGATAATAAGCACTGGCTACGCGTTGGTCAAAACCCACCCAGTAGGTTTGGCCTGCCAAGCAGTAAAACTTGACAGTGAAAGCCCATGTATCTGCGGCATAGTTTTGATCATACTCATACAT
This genomic stretch from Candidatus Cloacimonadota bacterium harbors:
- a CDS encoding T9SS type A sorting domain-containing protein codes for the protein MHKNVICILWLVLLLGMFSAAAAATHPEGIAYQKEAIPSYPDPDDKNSRAVLALYDFEDNFGFETVINYGNGNNNWGWYWEPGSSQTNSIMMYEYDQNYAADTWAFTVKFYCLAGQTYWVGFDQRVASAYYPERLKVTVGTAQTKASQTTTLWNNNNLTNTTWTARTSSNFVPTTTGFYYFAFNCYSAADQFRLMVDNVTINGPAMQCYSVQSGYWSDPNTWSTGIVPTSADDVVIQNGHTIIVDSDRVTYDPPYDGLYDYESQAGANSLTVQAGGALIIDSEAVLGVVTDVTNSGTITWNAGSSSSEGYSTLLFVGGDFTNNSTGTINCSAANCDLYFNGDAAQTFTNNGSVTGLITNLEIENIYGVTLAGSNQIPVRRINLFTGQVSNASQLTLGSNGTSAVVQVGNVEQDNPAGSFDEIPTYADGCFIQLLYASGNSNYSTGFEVPADGVIDFMLVYMNSGTQYTLTLTQNIYISGYFDNNTMEDEVLFQSGRLYFNGYALVYNAEWFNISGQGTDYVDDFAVEIDKVTQYDVDGTGNGYTFNTTWVTYGTQSGGVDLTFYNPTEWTSAVPTVDVYYSEDGGVTWTLYESDATVTNGYVTLTNVNALGSTTNNRIWAFYNIEGPVPVELSSFTASISATNFVNLMWITQSETGVSGFYVLRNTTDDLATALTLSELIPATNTAQQQTYMYTDNELYEDGTYWYWLQNLDLDGTVDFHGPISVAWTSGGSDIPNIPLVTELRAVYPNPFNPRAYIPFSLKESATVNFEIYNSRGQLVRRIPIGDKAAGHHQTEWDGRDDQGRDCGTGVYHIHMTAGTESFFRKAVLLK